The DNA sequence AGAAGAGTTCCGTGATATCTTTAATGCAGTCACACATAACGGAGATGAATACTTCGTATTAAAAGATTTCGATGCTTATGTTCGTGCTCAAGAAGCTGCAAATCAAACATATAAAAATCGTAAAAAATGGATTGAAATGTCAATGATTAATATTGCACGTTCTGGTAAATTCTCATCAGATCGTACAATTGAAGAATATGCAGACCAAATTTGGCATTTAGAAAAATTAAAGTTTTAATAAATATCAATAGAAGCAACTCTTTTTAGGGTTGCTTTTTTGATGTGCTAGTATCTTTTTAAGGAACTAAAAAAGATACCCTCAAACGAGAGTATCTCTAAATAGATTTAGCCAATAATTGATTCGTATAAGTTTGATTTGGCTGCAAAGTATTTTGTTGAGGCATCAGCATAAGCTTTGTATGTTTCCTCAAGTGTTGAGAAGTCATTGTTTAATCCGTTGAAGTATTGTATAGCCTCACTCGGTTTTTTTGTGTAAAACATCTCTTCTGTTTTAGATAGCTTTGAGTTTAATGCTTCAATTTGTTTATGTAAAAGTGATAATTCATTTAGACGAGTTGTTTCTAATTCAATAGCTTCATCTGCTAATTTTTTTTGCTCAGCTGATAATTTGGAAGTAGTATTTTCTAACTTATTAGTTAAATCCATATTTATTAAGTCTGTTAGCTGTGACTGTAATAGTTGAGTATTTTGATAAGCTATATTGAATTGTTCAAAGGTAGTTGTTACATCTGTTTCTTCTGTGTAAGTTTCTCCAATTGTAATTAAGTTCTGCACAGATGATTGTAATTCATTTAAATTTTGTGCCATTGATTGAGTATTTACTTCAATATTTTGTTCAATTTTTGTATCAATATTACTTAAGGCTGTATAGGTTCTTGTTTCAGGAACCTGATATGAAAAGGCAGCCATTAATCCAATCACTAAAATAGCAAGTAAAATAACGATTGATAATGCTTTTTTCATGATGGGTACCTCCTAAATTTCATCACTATGGAAGAAGTTTCGAGTAAAGTGTTGCTCTGGATTATAAGGTAAGAATTCATACCCTAAACTTTGATAATATTCAATAACACGTGGTAAAACTTCTAATGTTGAATTTTTTTCATGGAATAAGACAACTAAGTTGGTTGCATCTTTTCTTAGCTCTGTATAGTGTTGAACATTTTCAAAGACTTGGTTGGCATCAGTATATTTCCAATCAAGAGAATCAACGTCCCAATCCCAACATTTAAATCCTGCTTCATTTAAATCTTTAATATGTTCAGGTTTGAAAGTGCCTCCTCCAGTTCCATAAGGTGCACGACATAATTCACTTTTGAATCCACCAGTTATTTCTTCAATTAAAGCTTGCTCTTCTTTTAATTCAGCAACAAAGTTAGCAGGTCCATTCTCACCATATAAGTGATTGTAGTTATGAGTCATTGTATGCATTCCAATGTAATGACCTGAGTCCTTCATACGTTGTAATAATTCTTTTGAGTTAGCGTTATTACTTATAGAGGTTCCTAACACAAAGAATGTTCCTTTAACATTATACTGGTCTAAAAGATCCATTATTTTTGAAGCGTTATTAGATGGCCCATCATCAAATGTTAAATAGACAAATTTAGCTTCTTGATTGTGCCAGCGTTTAATTGGTGTTGTTTTTTCAAATGTTAATTGTTCAACAGGCTGTTCATTGTAAGTTAAATGTCTGCGTTGTTGCGAGAGGTTGGCAAAAAGTCCTCCTACAATGATCGCAACGATTACCAAACTAAATACGATATAAAATAATGGTGATGGTTGCTTTTTAGTTGAGTAGTAGCTTCGATTATAGTTTCCCATAAATAATCTCCTTTTCATTTAATGTATGTCTAATTGTTCATTATTTTCTAATATAATTAGATCTTCCTTCACTGGAAGGCATTTTTTAAGATAATGAATAAGCTCTTGTTTGGTTTTAAATTTAATTAATTGATATGGATAAATTGGGGCATATTTTTCTAAATAGTATAAATCAGTAGCTGTATAAAATAAAAGTCCTGATTGTTCAATATAAACTTGGTTATGACTTTTATCATATATGAAAAGATTGATTAACGATAATTGTTCAGGTGGATGAAAAGATAGTGTTCGGCTTTTCCAAGTCTTTTTAATTTCATTAATCATTTGTTGTTGATCACTGTCAGAGACTTCAATAGGAGCATAAAGGGCTGTAAAGAGTTTGAATTGATCTGAAGATAAAGTAGCATATGGATTAGTTTCTATCAGATCTAAATCAAAACTAGAGATGTTAAATATTGAATCTGATTGAAGTTTTAAATAATGATTAAATAGGCGAAAGGACAAAAGTTTAGAATCCAAATCATAATAAGGTAAGTTGTTTTCATACCAGGTATCCATCAACTCTTTAGCTGGATACTCAATTTTAGAAGTACTCATCTTTGTTTTAATGAGTTGATCTTTCTTCATCATATTATTGTAATCAGAAATAGTATTCCAAAATAGTGTTAAATCCTTTTGAGGAATCGTTTTGGGAATGAGAGTTTCTAATAGTTGTTTTGATTGTTGATCGTCAAGATTAGAGTAGGTATAGGTG is a window from the Turicibacter bilis genome containing:
- a CDS encoding polysaccharide deacetylase family protein, with amino-acid sequence MGNYNRSYYSTKKQPSPLFYIVFSLVIVAIIVGGLFANLSQQRRHLTYNEQPVEQLTFEKTTPIKRWHNQEAKFVYLTFDDGPSNNASKIMDLLDQYNVKGTFFVLGTSISNNANSKELLQRMKDSGHYIGMHTMTHNYNHLYGENGPANFVAELKEEQALIEEITGGFKSELCRAPYGTGGGTFKPEHIKDLNEAGFKCWDWDVDSLDWKYTDANQVFENVQHYTELRKDATNLVVLFHEKNSTLEVLPRVIEYYQSLGYEFLPYNPEQHFTRNFFHSDEI
- a CDS encoding DUF4300 family protein translates to MKRKLIIFWLLTLILIGGYLVKKDTYTYSNLDDQQSKQLLETLIPKTIPQKDLTLFWNTISDYNNMMKKDQLIKTKMSTSKIEYPAKELMDTWYENNLPYYDLDSKLLSFRLFNHYLKLQSDSIFNISSFDLDLIETNPYATLSSDQFKLFTALYAPIEVSDSDQQQMINEIKKTWKSRTLSFHPPEQLSLINLFIYDKSHNQVYIEQSGLLFYTATDLYYLEKYAPIYPYQLIKFKTKQELIHYLKKCLPVKEDLIILENNEQLDIH